In the Populus trichocarpa isolate Nisqually-1 chromosome 1, P.trichocarpa_v4.1, whole genome shotgun sequence genome, one interval contains:
- the LOC18095814 gene encoding uncharacterized protein LOC18095814 isoform X1 has protein sequence MAADVSSMVNSSSNSEILITKDLLGGFSKVSNKDLDLELQVTKTWDVPLNLKSAGKVYSQRCNSVSSPLPSLNNTKHHKQRTTQESEVQDSNSPPLKFLEESCLELKLVPSSHFESVCTLDKVKSALQRAEKETMTKKRSPPPTPPASDIKEDEISTPFSSTGIFAAACPGCLLYVITLKKNPKCPSCNFTVPSPLVTKKPRINLNASL, from the exons ATGGCAGCGGACGTGAGCTCAATGGTGAACAGCAGTAGCAATTCAGAGATTTTGATCACAAAAGACTTGCTAGGAGGGTTTTCAAAGGTTAGTAACAAAGATTTGGATCTGGAATTGCAAGTCACAAAAACTTGGGATGTGCCTCTTAATTTAAAG TCTGCAGGGAAGGTATACTCGCAGAGATGCAACTCTGTAAGCTCGCCATTACCATCCCTTAACAACACGAAGCATCACAAACAGAGAACCACCCAAGAATCAGAGGTTCAAGATTCTAATTCTCCGCCACTGAAGTTCTTGGAAGAAAGCTGCTTGGAATTGAAACTTGTACCTTCAAGTCATTTTGAAAGTGTTTGCACTCTTGATAAGGTTAAGTCTGCTTTGCAAAGAGCAGAGAAAGAGACCATGACTAAGAAGAGATCACCACCACCAACCCCACCAGCCAGTGACATTAAAGAAGATGAGATTAGCACTCCATTCTCTTCAACAGGGATATTTGCTGCTGCTTGTCCTGGTTGCTTGCTATATGTGATTACATTGAAGAAAAATCCCAAGTGCCCTAGTTGCAACTTCACTGTTCCATCTCCATTAGTAACAAAGAAGCCCAGAATTAACCTCAATGCTTCACTTTGA